The Ischnura elegans chromosome 9, ioIscEleg1.1, whole genome shotgun sequence genome includes the window AGCAGAATCTAGTAAAATTGCTCCTGGTGATTCTTCACAGGCAAATGCGTCTTTCAACCAAATGGTAGCAATAAGGGCTCCTAAGAACCGCCACTATGGTTCATCTGCTGCCTTGAATATAAGAGTGGCTGCTGCTGCCTGCCAGAAGAATTTAGGCCCCAACCATGTTATTGGCATAAACAGGAAGCTGGACCTTTCCCCTGGTAGTCTCACTAAGTCCTATTCCAGCagaatggaagagaaaataaagGCCAAAGTAAGGAGGCAAGTAACAGTCCCTGTGAAGTGACATAGGTTGTTTCTGAAATCATTGCAGAAGCAAAAGATATCATCACATGAAAGTAGAGAGGGAATATGTTACCAATCTGCTATGGAAGCTGATCTAGGCTGTGCTTTATTGGAGGAGATGACAAGAGAATTGCCACCACCTCTAAATGAGGTGACATTTGTAATTGTGGACATTGAGACCACTGGATTTGCCTCCACTGCAGATATTGTGCAGCTTGCATGTAAAAGTGGGCAAtgtgaatttaattattacatgatGCCCAGCAAAACATTTCATCCAATTGCAGCAGAGAAGACAGGGTTAAGGGTTGTTAATGGAGAACTTTTCCTATACAACCAGAGAGTTGAAACAACCCCTCCAAGGGTTGTTGGTGAGAAATTCATCAGTTTCTTATCCAGTTTTGAGTCAAGGGTGGTGTTAGTTGGGCACAACATTGTCCGATTTGATGCTCCTCGCATTTTATCATGGCTGCAGAAGTTGGACCTGAGCGACGatcttttgaaaaatgtgtatgGGGTTACTGACTCATTGAAGCTCATTAGTCAGGGTAGTTGCAGAAAACTTGAAGAGCTTGCATCAGTATACCTGCAAGGAGAGGAATGGCAACGAATAAAGAGTGGAACCCATAATGCAATGATTGATTGCCAATTACTTGATGGACTCGTAAGACATTTTGAGATAAGTAATGAAGTACTCCTTACTAATTCTTTATCTTTACAGGAACTGAATAACAGGAAATTGCAAGCTGTAAGGAAGGCGCAGAAGGTGGCAACATTACAAACCCTAGGGAGAGTTATTTCAAGCTCAATGATTTCCAAAATGGCCACAGCTGGTATTGATTTGGAGAAGCTGGtggaaattttcagtatatcTGGTACTGAGGGAATTAGATTACTCTTAGGTGAGAGTATCAATGGGAAGCCACGAGTTACGACCAGAAGGAGAATAATTCAGGCTATTAGTGAACACCTAGAGGAGTTGAGAAAGCTAGAATAAAAAGGGTAAGACTGGCATTATCTTATGCTTAATGTGTAgcataatttaaatgtatatggTAGAAATGGTTGTAACATAAAGTCtaatagagattttttaaaacttttttagaTTCCCCCCCACATCGTCTGGCTTGTGATGACAGATGTCTCCCCAGTGTTAAAACCAGTATCTTCAGGTTTACTGCATGGGTATTAAGGTTTGCCTGACATAACATTGGGCAATCTATCCATGTATTTCTTTTGGGTGATTCTCTTTTATACTGGTTAATGCATCAACGCCTTTGGGTAATATTGACTCTAGATATTTCCTCCTGAATTGTTAGAGGGATTTTGTCCATAGGTCTGATCAATGTCTTTGCACACTTTGATGGGCAAGAAAATTATGCTATTCCATTGTTACAAGGGTAGCAAGGATTTCTTTGGTAATTCATGGTACCCTGACATTACCATCGCTAAATTTTGAGCATTTCTCCCGGAGTTTAGCCCACGGAGTAAGTTTTGTGAGTGATTGTGTGTTTGAGTGATTGTGTGGGTGAGTGATGTATGTTGTTATTACTATGAGTGATTGTGTGTTGTTATTACAATGAGTGGTTGTGTGTTTGTTTACtcaacggaagcagccttagTTAGGCCCCCAAACCCTTACAAAGGTTCCTTCAGATTTGAGCGAGTgattgtgaagggtttccggtggagaggctggggtttggtcactgctgagaatcttcccattccagcataccaacacagtaTTTTGTTTGTACCTGCGATGAGGTCCCCTCCTGTGAGAGCTGTCACTCAAAAAATCTTCATCGCAGGCTATTAATTTTGCTGCAGTATGTGGCTCCATAGCTTTTGAGCTGCCACTCCAATGTTTTTGATAGCCAGGATGGCCCTTTTTTGCTTGTCTACACATGGCATAGGTAGGGCTGAATACtaacaaagaaattattctttgtaTTATTAACCTCTGCCCATTTCTGCAGAATGTACTGTGTCACCCTGAACAGAATTTTTGTAACTGAATTGATGGACAAAATCCCACTAGGTTGGAATTCTGAGGAAACAGTCATCACAAGCTAGATCGAAACTTGGAGCAcatacgtggtggaagggctccatattaataatgaaagacacttagtTTCTTCCacaggttaaatttttttctattttattaccagtttcatctataatatcattatcaaatactAATGGTGTAGTAgctgaaaccggtaataaaatggaaaaaagatttttattaaccTGTTGAAGAAACAAagtatctttcattattaatcacaTGCTAGCTTGAATTATTATATTGTTGAAAAATATCTCATGGAGAGAAGCAAAGTATATAGTAGCCAATTTAATGTATCTTGTGAGCCCTGGCTATCCTATCTTATGTTCTTGGCCAACACtttgtgaaaatgaaatgtgTATTGCTAAATTTATGTGACATTGTAAGTAGAGtggttttctaaaaaatattttgtaatttttgttatgtaataataatgaatatgttTACCAAGAGTGTAGTCATATTTCACTTTTTGTCTACTTCCTTCCTACACACCCAAAATTGGTAACTATGTGCATACATTTCCGAAATAGGGCCTTGAGATGAAAAGCAGAACATTGAAATCGTATCCAGTTCAACTAAAGGTAAGGGGGCACTACAATAGGCATAGAGATGAATGGCAAGTTTAATTTAGAATAGTTTTATGATCATGGTGGATTTTTTAGCTTTGACTTAGTATTTTTGTAATGATGTAAGCAAAAGTATATTTGGTGTGAAGTTCTTGTTCCTAAGGGATTGTTGTAAGGAAATGGCAAGATGAACATCCTTTGAGACCCCATAATACTATTAATGGCAGATTAATTTATACGTCGGTTATGTGTTATCTAAAGATTGGATTCATTGAATTGTTGGTAGTGAACTCAGCATTCATGACATGGAAGTCTACAGTTATTGGAGCAAGAACTTCCCAACGGGGCAAGTCCTGTAATTTTGCATTACGTGGAAGGAAAGTTATTTACAATCGATGTCGACCAATGCTAATATTTCGGAGGGCtggttatacattaattttttagaaaggtTTCCTCAAATTCGGTTAAGGCAACAAGTTTAGTAGGTTGTATGCATTGTAAGATGAATTCTGATTTCCCTGGGggagatgattaaaaaaaaatttaccttaTACGTAATGTGCTGTTgtttaaccctaggaagactgaaaaaaaattatcgcgtagtagcctgactgggtccaatggaccctgaaacattttttccacaatatcaccagtttatgatgaatttagactgagttaagtgatgttttccatcttatttacttcctcaacatattctttgtctttattaatattaaattattttgtttgaagctattactgcagcgaagcataatattataccttctaccagaaatatcactccacatttcccatttttatgaatgttcattagcacagtaacattaacacaaattacaatgtggattttttgtcaatgataaattagataagtaacaaatttaatgaaacaaaagtatgatgaatttacaaaagttattaaaaactgttatgctactacaggcactgattgcataaaatgtctgaatgatcttggcatacaatttgtgcacattgtgaagaggatgttcgtgtctttctatccCTTTTTTAGTTGCACTTACGATACTTATTTTCCAAGGTtgctaaagcccgtatgacacttgccaatttattggccaatccattagatattggattgtggacccactgacacacaccaatttctagcccaatctccgtttcacaatattgggcacaatttcttggccaatctagattttagaacgggttctattttctcgaggccaatctccaatcagaactcaagcccgtatgacacttgccaatttattggccaatatatcggcgcgcaatattggttaaaatattgggctttaggcatcgtatgacacgtaccaatatttacaccaatattggccgttatagtgttctgataccccactagagaacgccacataacacaaaatgacaaaagagcatctcaagacgcagattgattgccaatgagctacagaatgggaggtggcataataattgtaaatttaataactatttcgaggggctgcaaagatattttcgaattgctcgaaatttcattcgggtgagttccttgaatgatgagagataggaaatattgtgatctcataggtgagccaagataacgtagcggctcgttttggctggaatatgttcatcgaataaacagagattgtgtcatcaattgggactttcacccgaaactttagcgctcaaatcatgaaaaatagtttaataattgtaatttaaacaaaatatagacgcaatcgaggagaatcacgacgtttttattcattaaatatccgaaatgttatttccgaattaccccctttagacagttgatgtttgtgaatttatgttctctcaaagtacatattaattatttgagctattccatggattgctatgcttcttaagtttttatatatgatattaaaattccgaggtgaaatgttttgcaaagagcttctagatttggccactaggagtcgacaagactgagttctgattggagattggcctcgagaaaatagaacccgttctaaaatctagattggccaagaaattgtgcccaatattgtgaaacggagattgggctggaaattggtgtgtgtcagtgggtccacaatccaatatccaatggattggccaataaattgggaagtgtcatacgggcttcagtcttgtcgactcctagggccgtattcatagtcgcgtcTTGATTGTTTACTTGAGACCGTCTTCATGAAGACCGCCTTATTGGTCACGGCGAGCTTATTTGGTTGCCGCTTTCATAGTCAACAAATAAGCTCGTCTTGACGAAGCTGGTCTTGATCAAGCTGGCCTTATTTGAAACAAGGCGAGCTTcgtcaagcaaatgctcaagcaaatgctcaagcaaatgctcaagcaaaTGCTTATTTGATCGACCAATCACCGACGACGTTACATTTGTTTACTTGACAACCAGCGCCGCACTACCGCGGTAAATTCGAGTGACTTTAATAACATTCACGGAAGCGCGATCACGGCATCCGCTTCTAATAAATATCGACATAATACTCCAATGGAAAGGAAAGTATCCCTGGATATActtgcaaatgtaaaaaaaagaaaataaaagaggagaTATGGCAACACTTCGTCGAAAAGAAGATGTTTGGCGACAAATAACGCAGATGTAGCACACGTTGTCTGTCATAACGCGAGAGGTAggttaacattttataattttacagtatGGAATACCTGTGTGTTCATTTACTTTACCTGTAAAATGTGAGTGCACGAAAAGTCATTCATTTCAATGGCCTTTGCAGCAATAATATAAGAGGTAATTATCATGTTGCAGCGATCGGAGGCCTAATTCAAAACATGGTGGTCTAACATAAAACAAAAGGAGTGCATCGGCCAAGGAAAAGCAAAATCGTATGAAAACTGGCGAAGGCAGGCCACCTAAATCCCTGGTAATTGATGCAGAGGTACAAAATATTGTTCCGGATTTGATGGATAGAACCCCGATGCTTATTAATTCCAACATGCCTCCTGATGAAATTGcaggtaaatattttgtgttgcaTAAATAGTTAGAAAATATGtccatgaaaatttattccttaaagAATGTGCATGCATACTTGcggattatatttaaatttagatgtaaatagaagtgaaataaaaataaagtatagcTGAGACTTGAAATAGATAaacaaaatacgattttaaaattatgaagattaaaCAAACCGATGTAACTATAGggctttcagaaatatttcatgttatattAGTGGCTTTTTATCACTGTCCCTCATAGTTGATTAACATGTATTCGGTATCCTTGGAATAATTAAACTGCAGATATTATGGCTATTGATGGTCAACCTTACATTGCTGTgccaattaaattttcatttttttggtagcattttaattatgaaagtcATATCAACattcttttaatgtaattattttttattttatagaaaaagcaGACCTCATATCACAAGAAATAGGTGAAAACATTGAAGTAATATCCACAGGTGAGGTATATGCTTAAGGGATGGGTATTAATGATGGATATACATGCTATTTATTTGtagttacattttaaattctatttaaaaattattttatggcacCTCAAGTATGttaattgaaagatataaaattttatagtttcataCTTCTCCTTTTGCAAATGCACACAAGGCAAGAATCAATTAAGTATCATGTACTAGGTACTACTAACTACCATTATcaagtattttattgaattaaaaaatataaaatatagctAAATAAACTTCAATCAGTGTTGTAAGTAGGGAGAGATGTTAAACTtgtttacattattaaatataacaatttatttgCTTCATTTATTAATTGTAGATACAAATGAAGTGGAGGTGGGCATGCATTTATTTGCTTCATTTATTAATTGTAGATACAAATGAAGTGGAGGTGGGCATGCATGACACACAGTGTGGTGAGGCATCATTAGATCAAGGTGGGTGGATTGATTTTATCATAcgtgaacatatattttaattacacagAACTTCTGTCAGCTGTGCAAAGCAGGCATTGTTTGGTACAATGGgtaaacctttaatttttttataatttcacccTACGACACCCTGACTGCAGCATTGATTGCCCTAAACATCATGTTTCATAATGGGTTCATTCCAGTGAGGAGATGGCTTTGATTAGATGTATATcagagagagaaatataaaaaatgagctGTGAGCTTGTAAGACAAATACATAACCTTTAGGCTGGTGAAGTCAGTATCGAGGTTGGTGTCCATCAGCTCTTATTCATTAACCAAAGCACAATAAACAAACTAATGCACAATATTTCACTGAGGTACATGCATTATCTGTTAATGAATCCAAAATTAGGAATGGTTTTGTCGGTAATTACTTAAATacacatttacaaattttaactgcaaacaagaataaattaatgatataatttatgcTTTTAAGGGATAAttcttttctcacaaattaatGGAAGATTTGATCAATTAATGCTTGTCGTATAGCAAAACCATCTCCTAAATGCAAGTCAGTGAATCAACTGTAACCACTTAATCTTCTCTATAATCATCTTCTACAAGAACATTATGGAATATTAGGCTCAAGTTGTGCAGCACAGCACAGGTTACAAAGACACTTGCTGACCAGAGAAGTTTTGTGGAAACACTCTTTGAAAGGCATGGAAACCTCTTCTTCCAAATGCCAAACACtctttccacaaagaaaaaataaggctagaGTTAGCAGCATTGCCAATATGACTCCAAATAAGATTctaatccatttaacttaaatATGATGTATTTAGAAGCGTTATGAAGTTATATTGGTTTCCTGTACTCGAGTACCTACTCTCTACAGGCATTCCAATTAAAGTGCAACATACTATCTGAGGTGATTCCAATGTAAAATCTACATTAAGTTACACTCCACCTACATTATGTGGTCTCAGGAAAAAAAACCAGGActgttcatttcaataatattccacACCTTGGACCAGCTTCTCCAACAGCCCCTGCTGTCAATATACATATTCAGGTGTTAAGAATTCAACTTCTGAATTCTTTCATTCAATCAGGTTCTTCATAAGGCAgcaaataaatgcaatgaaaatttgaatgattaGGTTCACTCattagaatgaatgaaaaataaagcattgaaaaaCCACAGAAACAACACTATTACTATTATCATATCTATGGATACCttagtattataatttttttggaatttaactCAATGACTTCCGAAGTGCCTAAATAACTAATCTTTTTTTCATATCCTGATTTTAGAGGCCATGATGAGCTTTAAATGAAATTACCTCATCAGTTTTATATAAGAGATTAAAATGATAGTGTTTTTGTTGATCACAAGATTGATTCTCATAAAGTAGAATATGCAGTCTCCACCTGACATGCCACACAAGTAATAAATATAacccttaagcccgtatgacacttgccaatttattggccaatatatcggcgcgcaatattggttaaaatattgggctttaggcatcgtatgacacgtaccaatatttacaccaatattggccgttatagtgttctgataccccactagagaacgccacataacacaaaatgacaaaagagcatctcaagacgcagattgattgccaatgagctacagaatgggaggtggcataataattgtaaatttaataactatttcgaggggctgcaaagatattttcgaattgctcgaaatttcattcgggtgagttccttgaatgatgagagataggaaatattgtgatctcataggtgagccaagataacgtagcggctcgttttggctggaatatgttcatcgaataaacagagattgtgtcatcaattgggactttcacccgaaactttagcgctcaaatcatgaaaaatagtttaataattgtaatttaaacaaaatatagacgcaatcgaggagaatcacgacgtttttattcattaaatatccgaaatgttatttccgaattaccccctttagacagttgatgtttgtgaatttatgttctctcaaagtacatattaattatttgagctattccatggattgctatgcttcttaagtttttatatatgatattaaaattccgaggtgaaatgttttgcaaagagcttctagatttggccactaggagtcgacaagactgagttctgattggagattggcctcgagaaaatagaacccgttctaaaatctagattggccaagaaattgtgcccaatattgtgaaacggagattgggctggaaattggtgtgtgtcagtgggtccacaatccaatatccaatggattggccaataaattgggaagtgtcatacgggcttcagtcttgtcgactcctagggccgtattcatagtcgcgtcTTGATTGTTTACTTGAGACCGTCTTCATGAAGACCGCCTTATTGGTCACGGCGAGCTTATTTGGTTGCCGCTTTCATAGTCAACAAATAAGCTCGTCTTGACGAAGCTGGTCTTGATCAAGCTGGCCTTATTTGAAACAAGGCGAGCTTcgtcaagcaaatgctcaagcaaatgctcaagcaaatgctcaagcaaaTGCTTATTTGATCGACCAATCACCGACGACGTTACATTTGTTTACTTGACAACCAGCGCCGCACTACCGCGGTAAATTCGAGTGACTTTAATAACATTCACGGAAGCGCGATCACGGCATCCGCTTCTAATAAATATCGACATAATACTCCAATGGAAAGGAAAGTATCCCTGGATATActtgcaaatgtaaaaaaaagaaaataaaagaggagaTATGGCAACACTTCGTCGAAAAGAAGATGTTTGGCGACAAATAACGCAGATGTAGCACACGTTGTCTGTCATAACGCGAGAGGTAggttaacattttataattttacagtatGGAATACCTGTGTGTTCATTTACTTTACCTGTAAAATGTGAGTGCACGAAAAGTCATTCATTTCAATGGCCTTTGCAGCAATAATATAAGAGGTAATTATCATGTTGCAGCGATCGGAGGCCTAATTCAAAACATGGTGGTCTAACATAAAACAAAAGGAGTGCATCGGCCAAGGAAAAGCAAAATCGTATGAAAACTGGCGAAGGCAGGCCACCTAAATCCCTGGTAATTGATGCAGAGGTACAAAATATTGTTCCGGATTTGATGGATAGAACCCCGATGCTTATTAATTCCAACATGCCTCCTGATGAAATTGcaggtaaatattttgtgttgcaTAAATAGTTAGAAAATATGtccatgaaaatttattccttaaagAATGTGCATGCATACTTGcggattatatttaaatttagatgtaaatagaagtgaaataaaaataaagtatagcTGAGACTTGAAATAGATAaacaaaatacgattttaaaattatgaagattaaaCAAACCGATGTAACTATAGggctttcagaaatatttcatgttatattAGTGGCTTTTTATCACTGTCCCTCATAGTTGATTAACATGTATTCGGTATCCTTGGAATAATTAAACTGCAGATATTATGGCTATTGATGGTCAACCTTACATTGCTGTgccaattaaattttcatttttttggtagcattttaattatgaaagtcATATCAACattcttttaatgtaattattttttattttatagaaaaagcaGACCTCATATCACAAGAAATAGGTGAAAACATTGAAGTAATATCCACAGGTGAGGTATATGCTTAAGGGATGGGTATTAATGATGGATATACATGCTATTTATTTGtagttacattttaaattctatttaaaaattattttatggcacCTCAAGTATGttaattgaaagatataaaattttatagtttcataCTTCTCCTTTTGCAAATGCACACAAGGCAAGAATCAATTAAGTATCATGTACTAGGTACTACTAACTACCATTATcaagtattttattgaattaaaaaatataaaatatagctAAATAAACTTCAATCAGTGTTTTAAGTAGGGAGAGATGTTAAACTtgtttacattattaaatataacaatttatttgCTTCATTTATTAATTGTAGATACAAATGAAGTGGAGGTGGGCATGCATTTATTTGCTTCATTTATTAATTGTAGATACAAATGAAGTGGAGGTGGGCATGCATGACACACAGTGTGGTGAGGCATCATTAGATCAAGGTGGGTGGATTGATTTTATCATAcgtgaacatatattttaattacacagAACTTCTGTCAGCTGTGCAAAGCAGGCATTGTTTGGTACAATGGgtaaacctttaatttttttataatttcacccTACGACACCCTGACTGCAGCATTGATTGCCCTAAACATCATGTTTCATAATGGGTTCATTCCAGTGAGGAGATGGCTTTGATTAGATGTATATcagagagagaaatataaaaaatga containing:
- the LOC124165845 gene encoding uncharacterized protein LOC124165845 is translated as MRSRSSRRHGSVIGYRSKKVLAFDVCTTTCAMCSQGHDKNDHDCRKNWSGSYKAMEPYTAAKLISCNEDFLTAGVRVTTLIGDGDSSTLAAVQRESQHSVQKWADINHTKKRFSAWLYRASASHRQLFGRNVLPYLKRCFSYAVDQNRGDEEGTRRAIINIANHDFGDHQGCGEWCKGDTDNYSHKSLPRGKPLEVRALKSALEKILENFAAESSKIAPGDSSQANASFNQMVAIRAPKNRHYGSSAALNIRVAAAACQKNLGPNHVIGINRKLDLSPGSLTKSYSSRMEEKIKAKKQKISSHESREGICYQSAMEADLGCALLEEMTRELPPPLNEVTFVIVDIETTGFASTADIVQLACKSGQCEFNYYMMPSKTFHPIAAEKTGLRVVNGELFLYNQRVETTPPRVVGEKFISFLSSFESRVVLVGHNIVRFDAPRILSWLQKLDLSDDLLKNVYGVTDSLKLISQGSCRKLEELASVYLQGEEWQRIKSGTHNAMIDCQLLDGLELNNRKLQAVRKAQKVATLQTLGRVISSSMISKMATAGIDLEKLVEIFSISGTEGIRLLLECTVSP